From Variimorphobacter saccharofermentans, one genomic window encodes:
- a CDS encoding S-layer homology domain-containing protein has product MKQTWKQIGSLFLSVCMVVTMLPVTAFAETGTKDSGAITAFAALDEDIAVQTVVLGTAENKLNLPKKLTVIVTKTVTTTTGSAVTATVSGDDTATGSEAQKQEQQEETKEITEETTVDVTCWTSDQPYDGDVEGDYVFTPTLALPEDLTLSEGVRAPTVTVTVETEPAVLPPSAPQARGMAAPFGAGASSVGNATDLKTALESTTADTITVTASFTLTDAVEVKADHTLIIEDGFILTLGDFSSGSATLTVPTDKTLTVNGAGTLEVRNTTTSSGVVVHGSMVVSGGNLTVKNSGANTLGIWAIGSLRIENISVLSVANTGTNTGIQGDVTIKDSTATISNTNSSMTGCKGISASSLTIDNSTVTMSNSIYSVGIQNSGGAITLKDNAHVIAGGAGSGIHFSTNSGSLTVDGSILELQSGTGLNLSFPDEVAFTGLNSGTVRLSEGTKIGSANGKMEDQGFVLTKDYVTVGAADATPSADSLTAGDYVWDGTHFAKGGGTFFDTATATFNLANLPATDESGGSDATAWTWSNTNKLLKLTGTGTYTLTGTANGMGVEVTADGATVILDGVTLTGADVSDYGLENKLNKGACPLFSRSSAVPLSLVVKNGTTNVITAISISALYAAGNLTLTGTGSLTVTGGDGYSGGSGIDIEGNSCIVNGPAVTAVGGNERLPMSTEGGTLAIQSGSLTLKNIWNNYDEALDGNGKTLSVTVASAASFTTVKGDGNGHGYLAGTDNKTTITNNGGTVYIDGSVLGKAINNEGGSFTVTGAVAASEGNITKPSLPDVTVNLASASTSTENYEVVTGGTHFTDLQNMYGAFTTFLMAKKAANFTLTGSGADICWVDTNETSAYLFSSMTIGSYAINSASVQVNGNNASGGTYYAGNQSGATYTGTGTLAITKPSEVRANVGLSLNNGDDLVLDGPNLTVSSYETAINKLHLKSGSFTADGVADFFEISGGTAIFNDTGSATLKSWNVKHTGGQLKITTYGTLNSGVGLTAPTSSALFREDGGSLVADTYLWGEASYNVARPADPTKFGFVFGGWYADATLENEAVFGSVVTNTVYYAKWNIATGADHTITVINGTASPTSAAAGTTVTLTADAAPSGQQFKEWSISPTVTFTDGTDEYSESAKFPMPNEAVTATATYEQDTSSTLYILDTPVTDTNKDNITGPSISGSVSYDPATKTLTLNNATISPYSNLSTAYLETGISAMDDLTVKLIGQNRIGTAPNNPKNEADYNVSGGIASQKSLSITGEGSLTIYDSVTGLYGVDTLTVDIGGSLIVTEYGDLGKACCLKTDGVLTIKRGSLDLTSYASKGLYGNSIVIEGGIISTQTQGGEHFAFSTMPSFGGSYTPDVFAGESAASAVKVTSPTAATFTASKYVRIQPAGAETYTIALNANGGSVSPTTMQTDTDGKLTSLPAPIRSGSYRFDGWFTAASGGTKVTASTVFGTNTTIYAHWTDTSDSGGNGGGSGGSGGGSSSGGSSSSTTTPTTTTPGKTPNQPVTAAASVTATASQNGIANASIPEKSVTDAIAKAQADAKAQGKTANGIIVALNVTMPKGATSLTATLTRTSFNSLVSARVTSLELNGSPVNVSFDTKALAEIQKQSSGNISITIAPNAKLSAAAKGMIGTRPVYDLTVSYTKDGKNATVTTFGGGTATVSVPYTPAKGEAVGGLYAVYVDAKGNATRIAGSAYDANSGCVMFTTTHFSLYGIGYTAPSAKFTDIKTHWAKESIDYVVGRGLLSGTAETTFAPDTAMTRGMLVTALGRLANVDTKVYTTNSFTDVKADSAFRPYIEWAYKKGIVQGVGNSQFAPDRAISREEIAVIFANFAKATGYTLPVTRNATTYADASSIGSTYKTAVTAMQQAGIMIGGTSNKFNPKSSATRAEVSSMLHRYIKLTIDPDTAQGWTLNDAGQYLYYKNGKSLTGTQTIDSVKYFFNTDGTLKTGWVKDDAGNWRFYSGNTMLVGFWDLGANGNNKTYYFTKDGIMVAGKWLEIDGKWYYFNADGSLAKSTKVDGYEVDEDGVRKTKGN; this is encoded by the coding sequence ATGAAACAAACATGGAAACAAATCGGCAGTCTGTTCCTGTCGGTGTGCATGGTGGTAACCATGCTGCCGGTAACAGCCTTTGCCGAAACAGGTACAAAGGATTCCGGCGCAATCACCGCCTTTGCGGCGTTAGATGAGGATATTGCCGTACAGACGGTGGTTCTCGGCACTGCGGAGAATAAGCTCAACCTGCCGAAGAAACTGACGGTCATCGTGACAAAAACGGTAACGACCACCACCGGCTCCGCTGTTACAGCGACTGTCAGCGGTGATGACACTGCCACGGGCAGCGAAGCGCAGAAACAGGAACAGCAGGAAGAAACGAAGGAAATCACGGAAGAAACCACCGTGGATGTGACCTGCTGGACTTCCGATCAGCCCTATGACGGCGATGTCGAGGGGGACTATGTGTTTACCCCCACGCTGGCTTTGCCCGAGGACTTGACGCTGTCAGAGGGTGTGCGTGCGCCGACCGTCACCGTGACGGTGGAGACGGAACCCGCCGTACTGCCACCTTCTGCGCCGCAGGCAAGGGGCATGGCTGCGCCATTTGGGGCTGGCGCCTCATCAGTCGGCAACGCAACCGACCTTAAGACCGCTTTGGAAAGCACCACCGCCGACACCATTACCGTGACGGCAAGCTTCACCCTGACCGATGCGGTAGAAGTAAAGGCCGACCATACCCTGATTATTGAAGATGGCTTCATTCTGACCCTGGGCGACTTTTCATCCGGTTCAGCAACACTCACCGTCCCGACTGATAAAACGCTGACGGTAAATGGTGCAGGAACACTTGAAGTGCGCAATACCACCACTTCTTCGGGAGTGGTGGTGCATGGGAGCATGGTTGTCAGCGGTGGAAACCTAACCGTAAAAAACAGCGGTGCCAACACACTCGGCATTTGGGCCATCGGTTCATTGCGTATAGAGAACATCAGCGTGTTATCCGTGGCAAACACCGGAACTAACACCGGTATTCAGGGAGATGTAACCATCAAGGACAGCACTGCGACCATCTCCAATACAAACAGTAGCATGACGGGATGCAAAGGCATCTCCGCTTCTTCACTTACCATTGACAACAGCACCGTGACAATGAGCAACAGCATATATAGTGTGGGCATTCAAAATTCTGGTGGTGCTATTACACTTAAAGACAATGCCCACGTAATTGCTGGCGGGGCAGGAAGCGGTATTCACTTCAGTACAAACTCCGGTTCTTTGACGGTGGACGGCTCCATCCTGGAGCTTCAATCGGGAACCGGACTGAATTTAAGTTTTCCGGACGAGGTTGCCTTTACTGGCTTAAACAGCGGAACTGTTAGGTTGTCGGAGGGGACAAAAATCGGTTCTGCCAATGGCAAAATGGAGGATCAGGGTTTTGTCTTAACGAAAGATTATGTTACCGTTGGCGCCGCGGACGCAACCCCTTCCGCAGACAGTCTGACCGCTGGTGACTATGTGTGGGACGGCACACACTTTGCCAAGGGCGGCGGCACCTTCTTCGACACTGCCACCGCCACCTTTAACCTCGCCAATCTGCCTGCCACGGACGAAAGCGGCGGCAGCGACGCTACGGCGTGGACTTGGAGCAACACCAACAAGCTGCTCAAGCTCACAGGCACAGGCACTTACACCCTCACCGGCACAGCGAACGGCATGGGTGTGGAGGTGACCGCAGACGGCGCCACCGTAATCCTGGACGGCGTGACGCTTACCGGGGCCGACGTATCCGATTACGGTTTGGAAAACAAATTGAACAAGGGTGCCTGCCCTCTCTTTAGCCGCAGCTCGGCGGTTCCACTCAGCCTTGTGGTGAAGAACGGTACGACCAATGTCATCACTGCGATTTCAATCTCCGCTCTCTACGCAGCGGGCAATCTGACCCTAACAGGTACAGGCAGCCTGACCGTTACCGGCGGTGATGGCTACTCCGGCGGAAGCGGCATCGACATAGAGGGTAACAGCTGCATCGTAAATGGCCCCGCTGTCACCGCCGTAGGCGGCAATGAAAGGCTCCCCATGTCCACAGAGGGTGGAACTCTCGCAATTCAAAGCGGCAGCCTGACCCTGAAAAATATCTGGAATAACTATGACGAGGCGCTGGACGGTAATGGAAAAACTCTGTCTGTTACAGTGGCTTCCGCCGCAAGCTTTACCACCGTGAAGGGCGATGGGAACGGACATGGCTATCTGGCGGGAACCGATAACAAGACCACCATCACCAACAATGGCGGCACAGTCTACATCGATGGCTCTGTCCTCGGCAAGGCAATCAACAATGAGGGCGGCAGCTTTACTGTCACCGGAGCTGTGGCAGCCTCCGAGGGCAACATCACAAAACCAAGTCTGCCCGATGTAACAGTGAATTTGGCAAGTGCCAGCACCTCTACGGAGAATTACGAGGTTGTAACCGGCGGTACACATTTTACTGACTTGCAGAATATGTATGGAGCGTTCACCACATTCCTAATGGCAAAAAAGGCGGCTAACTTTACCCTCACCGGCAGCGGTGCAGACATCTGCTGGGTGGATACAAATGAAACCTCCGCCTATCTCTTTAGCAGCATGACTATCGGCAGCTACGCCATCAATTCCGCTTCTGTGCAAGTGAACGGTAATAACGCCTCCGGAGGTACGTATTATGCCGGAAACCAAAGTGGCGCAACTTACACCGGAACAGGAACACTGGCAATTACCAAGCCTTCGGAAGTCAGGGCAAATGTCGGTCTTAGTTTGAATAACGGCGACGATCTGGTCCTTGATGGTCCCAACCTGACCGTTTCAAGCTATGAGACGGCAATCAATAAACTGCATCTCAAAAGCGGCAGCTTTACCGCTGACGGAGTTGCCGACTTTTTTGAAATATCGGGCGGCACGGCGATTTTCAATGATACCGGGAGCGCGACCCTGAAATCTTGGAACGTGAAGCACACCGGCGGTCAGCTCAAAATTACCACCTACGGCACACTGAACAGCGGTGTGGGTCTCACCGCCCCAACAAGCAGCGCTCTGTTCAGAGAAGACGGCGGCTCCCTCGTGGCGGACACATACCTTTGGGGAGAAGCTTCTTACAACGTGGCAAGGCCTGCCGATCCCACAAAGTTCGGTTTTGTCTTTGGTGGCTGGTATGCCGATGCTACGCTGGAAAATGAAGCTGTTTTCGGTAGCGTTGTAACCAACACGGTCTACTATGCCAAGTGGAATATTGCCACAGGAGCTGACCACACCATCACCGTAATAAACGGCACAGCTAGCCCAACTTCGGCAGCGGCAGGAACAACCGTTACCCTCACAGCCGATGCTGCACCCAGCGGACAGCAATTTAAGGAGTGGAGCATCAGCCCCACCGTTACCTTTACAGACGGTACAGACGAATATAGCGAGAGCGCAAAATTTCCCATGCCAAATGAAGCGGTCACGGCTACGGCCACCTATGAGCAGGACACTTCGTCAACACTTTATATCCTTGACACACCCGTCACGGATACCAACAAAGATAACATCACGGGACCGAGTATCAGCGGCAGCGTAAGCTACGACCCGGCCACCAAGACATTGACGCTGAATAATGCGACCATCTCTCCCTACTCCAATCTTTCTACCGCATATTTAGAGACTGGCATATCTGCGATGGACGACTTGACCGTCAAGCTGATAGGGCAAAATAGAATCGGCACAGCGCCGAACAATCCGAAGAATGAGGCCGACTACAATGTGAGTGGGGGTATTGCAAGCCAAAAATCACTTTCTATCACCGGCGAGGGAAGCTTGACGATATACGATTCAGTCACAGGCCTTTATGGAGTGGATACTCTTACCGTAGACATTGGCGGCAGCCTGATTGTGACAGAATATGGAGATTTGGGTAAGGCCTGCTGCTTAAAAACTGATGGGGTACTCACCATCAAAAGAGGCAGCTTGGATCTGACCTCCTACGCATCCAAGGGATTGTATGGCAACAGCATTGTCATTGAGGGCGGCATTATCTCAACCCAAACCCAAGGCGGCGAGCATTTTGCCTTTAGTACCATGCCATCCTTCGGTGGCAGTTATACACCCGACGTATTCGCTGGTGAAAGTGCAGCTTCAGCTGTGAAAGTCACCAGCCCCACCGCAGCAACCTTTACCGCCAGCAAATATGTGCGGATACAGCCGGCAGGTGCAGAGACTTATACCATAGCATTAAACGCAAACGGCGGATCGGTTTCCCCAACCACAATGCAGACAGATACTGACGGAAAGCTGACCAGTCTGCCTGCCCCCATCCGCAGCGGCAGCTATCGCTTTGACGGCTGGTTTACAGCGGCAAGCGGCGGCACAAAAGTGACCGCAAGCACTGTATTTGGTACCAATACCACGATTTATGCCCATTGGACAGATACGAGTGACAGCGGAGGCAATGGCGGCGGTTCCGGTGGTTCAGGTGGCGGTTCCTCCTCCGGCGGAAGTTCCAGCAGCACGACCACACCAACGACCACCACACCCGGCAAGACTCCAAACCAGCCGGTAACAGCGGCGGCTTCTGTCACGGCAACAGCAAGCCAGAACGGCATAGCAAATGCATCTATCCCGGAGAAATCCGTAACAGATGCCATTGCAAAAGCACAGGCTGACGCAAAGGCACAGGGCAAAACCGCAAACGGCATCATTGTTGCGCTGAATGTCACCATGCCAAAGGGCGCAACCTCCCTGACGGCAACCCTGACAAGAACTTCTTTCAACAGCCTTGTCAGTGCAAGAGTCACCAGCCTTGAGCTGAACGGCTCCCCCGTGAACGTTTCCTTTGATACCAAGGCACTGGCGGAAATCCAGAAGCAGAGCAGCGGCAACATCAGCATCACCATTGCACCCAACGCCAAGCTGTCTGCAGCGGCAAAGGGCATGATCGGCACACGCCCGGTCTATGACCTGACAGTCAGCTACACCAAGGACGGCAAAAATGCCACCGTCACCACCTTCGGCGGCGGTACAGCTACGGTTTCCGTGCCTTACACTCCCGCCAAGGGAGAAGCGGTCGGCGGCCTGTATGCGGTCTATGTAGACGCAAAGGGCAATGCAACCCGCATCGCAGGCTCCGCTTACGACGCAAACAGCGGCTGCGTGATGTTTACTACCACACACTTTTCCCTGTACGGCATCGGCTACACCGCGCCGTCCGCGAAATTTACGGATATTAAAACCCATTGGGCAAAGGAATCCATCGATTATGTGGTGGGCAGAGGGCTGCTCTCCGGCACAGCGGAAACCACCTTTGCACCCGACACAGCCATGACGCGGGGAATGCTGGTAACAGCCCTCGGCAGACTGGCGAATGTAGATACCAAAGTGTACACCACCAACAGCTTTACGGATGTGAAAGCGGACAGCGCCTTCCGTCCTTATATTGAGTGGGCGTACAAGAAAGGCATTGTGCAGGGCGTTGGCAACAGCCAGTTTGCACCCGACAGGGCGATCAGCCGTGAGGAAATCGCAGTGATCTTTGCCAACTTTGCCAAGGCAACCGGATACACCCTGCCTGTGACACGCAATGCCACGACCTATGCGGACGCTTCCAGCATTGGAAGCACCTACAAAACAGCGGTAACGGCCATGCAGCAGGCAGGCATCATGATAGGCGGCACAAGCAATAAGTTCAATCCCAAATCCAGTGCTACCCGCGCCGAGGTTTCTTCCATGCTCCACCGCTATATCAAGCTGACCATTGACCCGGATACGGCACAGGGCTGGACACTGAATGACGCTGGACAGTATCTGTACTACAAGAACGGCAAGTCCCTCACCGGTACGCAGACCATTGACAGCGTGAAGTATTTCTTCAACACCGACGGCACCCTGAAAACCGGCTGGGTCAAGGATGACGCCGGAAACTGGCGCTTCTATTCCGGCAATACCATGCTGGTAGGCTTTTGGGATTTAGGCGCCAATGGTAACAACAAAACCTACTACTTCACCAAAGACGGT
- a CDS encoding response regulator transcription factor gives MRKAHILMVEDEQKVSSFNREYLEGQGYTVSTAETISKARFLLEEYTPDLVLLDVMLPDGLGFDFCAELRQKTNAPIIFLTSRDEQDSVIKGLMQGGDDYIAKPYDLRILGARIAAQLRRKGIEFAGRIELPPMSIDVLSGIVTLEGRQVSLPPKELQLLCCLALSAGQRISGEELYRRTWGTEQGDWKSIVPVNISRLRKRIGLDDASVFEISNTKQMEYVLRKIRFT, from the coding sequence ATGCGAAAAGCACATATTTTAATGGTTGAGGATGAGCAGAAGGTCAGCAGCTTTAACCGTGAATATTTGGAAGGACAGGGCTATACTGTTTCGACAGCCGAAACCATTTCAAAGGCACGATTTTTGTTGGAAGAATATACGCCGGATTTGGTTTTACTGGATGTCATGCTACCGGATGGCCTGGGCTTTGATTTCTGCGCCGAGCTGCGGCAAAAAACAAACGCCCCTATTATCTTCCTGACAAGCAGGGATGAACAGGACAGCGTTATAAAAGGGCTTATGCAGGGCGGCGATGATTACATCGCCAAGCCATATGATTTGAGAATTCTGGGAGCGCGGATTGCTGCGCAGCTTCGCCGCAAGGGAATTGAGTTCGCAGGGCGGATTGAATTACCGCCCATGTCGATTGATGTGCTGTCCGGCATTGTCACGCTGGAGGGAAGGCAGGTTTCTCTGCCGCCCAAAGAATTGCAGCTGCTTTGCTGCCTTGCACTGTCAGCTGGACAGCGCATCAGCGGTGAAGAGCTTTACCGGCGCACATGGGGCACCGAGCAGGGCGACTGGAAAAGCATTGTTCCTGTCAATATTTCCAGACTGCGCAAGCGGATTGGTTTGGATGATGCCAGCGTTTTTGAGATCAGCAATACAAAGCAAATGGAATATGTTCTGCGCAAGATACGCTTTACCTAA